A genomic window from Streptomyces sp. NBC_00234 includes:
- the galE gene encoding UDP-glucose 4-epimerase GalE translates to MTWLITGGAGYIGAHVAKAMASAGESVVVLDDISTGMAGRLPEDIPLVRGSASDRELLDRVLAEHSVTGVVHLAAKKQVGESVEQPLLYYRENVGGLTVLLEAVVAAGVQRFLFSSSAAVYGVPDVELITEDTPCAPINPYGETKLTGEWLVRATGRAHSLSTACLRYFNVAGAAQPELADTGVFNVIPMFFDRLTRGEAPRIFGDDYPTPDGTCVRDYIHVADLAEAHLAVARKLGERTGAGDLTVNVGRGEGVSVRELADLVGEVTGLPLDPVVEPRRAGDAAKAVASAARMSEELDWTARRGVRDMVESAWEGWCLRHPEARAL, encoded by the coding sequence ATGACGTGGCTGATTACAGGTGGAGCGGGTTACATCGGGGCGCATGTGGCGAAGGCCATGGCCTCGGCCGGGGAGAGCGTCGTCGTACTCGACGACATCTCCACGGGTATGGCGGGACGGCTGCCCGAGGACATCCCCCTCGTGCGGGGCTCGGCATCGGACCGTGAGCTGCTCGACCGGGTCCTGGCCGAGCACTCCGTGACCGGTGTGGTGCATCTCGCGGCGAAGAAGCAGGTCGGTGAGTCCGTGGAGCAGCCGCTGCTCTACTACCGCGAGAACGTGGGCGGGCTGACCGTGCTGCTCGAAGCCGTCGTCGCCGCCGGTGTGCAGCGCTTCCTCTTCTCCTCGTCCGCCGCCGTCTACGGCGTGCCCGATGTGGAGCTCATCACCGAGGACACCCCGTGCGCCCCCATCAACCCCTACGGCGAGACGAAGCTCACCGGCGAGTGGCTGGTGCGTGCGACGGGGCGGGCGCACTCCCTCTCGACCGCCTGTCTGCGCTACTTCAACGTGGCGGGCGCCGCGCAGCCCGAACTCGCGGACACCGGTGTCTTCAATGTCATCCCGATGTTCTTCGACCGGCTCACGCGCGGTGAGGCCCCGCGGATCTTCGGCGACGACTACCCGACGCCGGACGGCACCTGTGTGCGCGACTACATCCATGTCGCGGATCTCGCCGAGGCGCACCTCGCCGTCGCTCGGAAGCTCGGCGAGCGGACCGGTGCGGGAGACCTGACGGTGAACGTGGGCCGGGGCGAAGGCGTCTCGGTGCGCGAGCTGGCCGATCTGGTGGGCGAGGTCACCGGCCTGCCGCTGGATCCCGTCGTCGAGCCGCGCCGGGCCGGTGACGCGGCCAAGGCCGTCGCCTCGGCCGCCCGGATGTCGGAGGAACTGGACTGGACCGCCCGCCGCGGGGTGCGCGACATGGTCGAGTCCGCCTGGGAGGGCTGGTGCCTGCGCCATCCCGAAGCGCGTGCCCTCTGA
- a CDS encoding HdeD family acid-resistance protein yields MAGPAAEGKKLSRSFGWLTVLGILLVIAGLVGLVYTGVATLTSMLLFGWLLLIGGVVGLAHAIQSRGTNFFWLGVVVAALNIAAGVVVIHHPTGTAEALTMFAALLFLTGGVFRLVGSVVVRGPQFGWTLLQGAFGLLLGLLVLFDWPDSSLYVLGCFFSLALLFDGLGLIAFGVGGRHIVGLVSDQLASEEDAGEPAADKASEDHQKRSNN; encoded by the coding sequence ATGGCCGGTCCCGCAGCCGAGGGCAAGAAGCTCAGCCGCAGTTTCGGCTGGCTGACCGTGCTCGGCATCCTGCTCGTCATCGCGGGCCTGGTGGGTCTCGTCTACACCGGCGTGGCCACCCTGACCTCGATGCTCCTCTTCGGCTGGCTGCTCCTGATCGGCGGCGTGGTGGGGCTGGCCCACGCGATCCAGTCCAGGGGCACCAACTTCTTCTGGCTCGGCGTGGTGGTCGCCGCTCTGAACATCGCGGCCGGTGTCGTCGTGATCCACCACCCGACCGGCACCGCCGAGGCGCTGACCATGTTCGCCGCGCTGCTCTTCCTCACCGGCGGAGTGTTCCGTCTGGTCGGCAGCGTCGTCGTACGCGGCCCGCAGTTCGGCTGGACGCTGCTGCAGGGCGCGTTCGGCCTGCTCCTCGGCCTGCTGGTGCTCTTCGACTGGCCGGACAGCAGCCTCTACGTGCTCGGCTGCTTCTTCTCGCTCGCGTTGCTGTTCGACGGGCTCGGCCTCATCGCGTTCGGGGTCGGGGGCCGGCACATCGTCGGTCTGGTATCGGACCAGTTGGCGTCCGAGGAAGACGCCGGTGAGCCCGCTGCGGACAAGGCATCAGAAGACCATCAGAAGCGGTCCAACAACTGA
- a CDS encoding cation diffusion facilitator family transporter, whose product MGAGHDHGHTHGGPPPTGTAAAAYKGRLRIALGITLGVMVMEIVGGVLSDSLALIADAAHMATDALGLGMALLAIHFANRPAGLNRTFGFARAEILAALANCLLLLGVGGFLVFEAVNRFITPAETKGGLAIAFAAVGMVANLVSLSLLMRGQKDSINVRGAYLEVLADTLGSVAVLVSAGIIMATGWQAADPIASLVIGLMIVPRTVKLLRETLNVLLEAAPKGVDMGEVREHITALPGVLDVHDLHAWTITSGMPVLSAHVVVRQEVLDSIGHEKLLHELQGCLGDHFDVEHCTFQLEPAGHAEHEAKLCL is encoded by the coding sequence ATGGGGGCTGGCCACGATCACGGGCATACGCACGGCGGGCCGCCCCCGACGGGCACGGCGGCTGCCGCGTACAAGGGACGGCTGCGGATCGCGCTGGGCATCACGCTCGGTGTCATGGTCATGGAGATCGTCGGTGGCGTGCTCTCCGACTCGCTGGCCCTGATCGCGGACGCGGCCCACATGGCGACCGACGCGCTGGGTCTCGGCATGGCCCTGCTCGCCATCCACTTCGCCAACCGGCCGGCCGGGCTCAACCGGACCTTCGGCTTCGCCCGCGCCGAGATCCTCGCGGCACTGGCCAACTGTCTGCTGCTGCTGGGGGTCGGCGGATTCCTGGTCTTCGAGGCGGTCAACCGTTTCATCACCCCGGCCGAGACCAAGGGCGGACTCGCCATCGCCTTCGCCGCCGTGGGCATGGTCGCCAACCTGGTCTCCCTGTCCCTGCTGATGCGGGGGCAGAAGGACAGCATCAACGTGCGGGGCGCCTATCTGGAGGTCCTGGCGGACACCCTGGGCTCGGTCGCCGTGCTGGTGTCGGCGGGCATCATCATGGCCACCGGCTGGCAGGCCGCCGACCCCATCGCCTCACTGGTGATCGGCCTCATGATCGTCCCCCGTACGGTGAAACTCCTCCGGGAGACGCTCAACGTGCTGCTGGAGGCGGCGCCCAAGGGGGTCGACATGGGCGAGGTCAGGGAGCACATCACGGCGCTGCCGGGGGTGCTGGACGTCCACGATCTGCACGCGTGGACGATCACCTCGGGCATGCCGGTCCTCTCCGCACACGTGGTGGTGCGCCAGGAGGTGCTGGACTCGATAGGGCACGAGAAGCTGCTCCACGAGCTCCAGGGCTGCCTCGGCGACCACTTCGACGTGGAGCACTGCACCTTCCAGCTGGAGCCGGCCGGGCATGCCGAGCACGAGGCGAAGCTCTGTCTCTGA
- a CDS encoding DUF5941 domain-containing protein: MRSLGFDVRAANDATEAAELLAAVPAGRRVALVDPRFVGHVHALRLGLTDPRFAAATVPGALTAQPEARAALVRALDRTVAAVGAGSPVGPATADPDAEDRTVPGRLAVALAAEGTPVQRPELGSLTAAVPTDPEARAAARTAVDAVDDEAVRLRSAVKAHDGFVTTFFISPYSRYIARWCARRGFTPNQVTTASLITALIAAGSAATGTRGGYVAAGVLLLLSFVLDCTDGQLARYSLQYSTMGAWLDATFDRAKEYAYYAGLALGAARGGDDVWVLALGAMVLQACRHIVDFSFNEANHDAVSNTSPTAALSDRLDSVGWTVWLRRMIVLPIGERWAMIAVLTALTTPRIVFYALLVGCSLAACYTTAGRLLRSLTRKARRTDRAAVALADLADSGPLARAVAAVSPRLRGGFTAPLVALTGALAMIAAALFLPYGSWLTVAVAALYVVLSGIAVSRPLKGALDWLVPPFFRAAEYCTVLVLAARSDVPHAVPAAFGLVSAVAYHHYDTVYRIRGGTGAPPQWLVRTIGGHEGRTAVVAVFAAVLTQHSGFTTALTALAVAVALVVLVESIRFWVSSSAPAVHDEGELA, translated from the coding sequence CTGCGGTCCCTGGGCTTTGACGTACGGGCAGCCAACGACGCGACCGAGGCCGCCGAACTGCTCGCCGCGGTTCCCGCCGGCCGACGCGTCGCACTGGTCGACCCCCGCTTCGTCGGTCACGTCCACGCGCTGCGGCTCGGCCTGACCGACCCCCGGTTCGCCGCCGCCACCGTCCCCGGAGCACTCACCGCGCAGCCCGAGGCCCGGGCGGCACTCGTGCGCGCCCTGGACAGGACCGTGGCCGCGGTCGGCGCGGGAAGCCCCGTCGGGCCCGCGACCGCCGACCCGGACGCCGAGGACCGTACGGTCCCGGGCCGCCTCGCCGTGGCCCTGGCGGCCGAGGGCACCCCGGTGCAGCGCCCCGAGCTCGGTTCGCTCACCGCCGCCGTGCCCACCGATCCCGAAGCACGCGCCGCGGCCCGGACGGCCGTCGACGCCGTGGACGACGAGGCGGTACGGCTGCGCAGCGCGGTGAAGGCCCACGACGGCTTCGTCACCACCTTCTTCATCAGCCCGTACTCCCGCTACATCGCCCGCTGGTGCGCGCGCCGCGGGTTCACCCCGAACCAGGTCACCACCGCCTCGCTGATCACCGCTCTGATCGCGGCCGGCAGCGCGGCGACCGGCACCCGCGGCGGCTACGTCGCCGCCGGTGTGCTGCTGCTCCTCTCCTTCGTCCTGGACTGCACGGACGGGCAGCTCGCCCGCTACTCGCTGCAGTACTCGACGATGGGCGCCTGGCTGGACGCCACGTTCGACCGGGCCAAGGAGTACGCGTACTACGCGGGCCTCGCGCTCGGAGCGGCCCGGGGCGGCGACGACGTATGGGTGCTCGCGCTCGGCGCGATGGTGCTCCAGGCGTGCCGCCACATAGTCGACTTCTCGTTCAACGAGGCCAATCACGACGCGGTCTCCAACACGAGCCCAACGGCAGCGCTCTCCGACCGGCTCGACAGCGTCGGCTGGACGGTCTGGCTGCGGCGGATGATAGTGCTGCCGATCGGCGAGCGCTGGGCCATGATCGCCGTGCTGACCGCGCTGACCACCCCCCGGATCGTGTTCTACGCCCTGCTCGTCGGCTGTTCCCTGGCCGCCTGCTACACCACCGCGGGCCGTCTGCTGCGCTCGCTGACCCGCAAGGCGCGGCGCACCGACCGGGCCGCGGTGGCCCTCGCGGACCTCGCGGACTCCGGGCCGCTCGCCCGCGCCGTGGCCGCCGTGAGCCCCCGGCTGCGCGGTGGCTTCACCGCCCCGCTGGTGGCGCTCACCGGCGCGCTGGCGATGATCGCCGCCGCCCTCTTCCTGCCGTACGGCAGCTGGCTTACGGTGGCCGTGGCCGCGCTCTACGTGGTCCTTTCCGGCATCGCCGTATCGCGCCCGCTCAAGGGCGCCCTCGACTGGCTCGTACCCCCGTTCTTCCGGGCGGCGGAGTACTGCACGGTCCTCGTTCTGGCGGCCCGCAGTGACGTGCCGCACGCCGTTCCCGCGGCTTTCGGACTGGTCTCGGCCGTCGCCTACCATCACTACGACACGGTGTACCGCATTCGCGGAGGCACCGGCGCGCCGCCCCAGTGGCTGGTGCGGACGATCGGTGGACACGAGGGCCGGACCGCTGTGGTGGCCGTGTTCGCCGCCGTACTGACTCAGCACTCAGGTTTCACCACGGCTCTCACCGCGCTCGCGGTGGCCGTGGCTCTGGTGGTGCTCGTGGAGTCCATCCGCTTCTGGGTGTCCTCCTCGGCCCCCGCCGTACACGACGAAGGAGAACTCGCATGA
- the idi gene encoding isopentenyl-diphosphate Delta-isomerase: MPTTPATAAHMSSNGTAEAIMLELVDESGTTIGTAEKLAAHQAPGQLHRAFSVFLFDEQGRLLLQRRALGKYHSPGVWSNTCCGHPYPGEAPFAAAARRTYEELGISPSLLAEAGTVRYNHPDPASGLVEQEFNHLFVGLAQEQLRPDAEEVGETAFVTAEELAERHAKAPFSAWFLTVLDAARPAIRELTGPSAGW; this comes from the coding sequence ATGCCGACCACACCAGCCACCGCGGCGCACATGTCGTCGAACGGCACCGCAGAAGCGATCATGCTCGAACTGGTCGACGAGAGCGGCACCACCATCGGCACCGCGGAGAAGCTCGCAGCCCATCAGGCCCCCGGTCAGCTGCACCGGGCCTTCTCCGTCTTCCTCTTCGACGAGCAGGGGCGGCTGCTGCTCCAGCGCCGCGCGCTCGGCAAGTACCACTCCCCCGGCGTCTGGTCGAACACCTGCTGCGGCCACCCCTATCCGGGCGAGGCCCCCTTCGCCGCCGCCGCCCGTCGTACGTACGAGGAGCTGGGGATCTCCCCCTCGCTGCTCGCCGAGGCGGGCACGGTCCGTTACAACCACCCGGACCCGGCGTCGGGCCTGGTGGAGCAGGAGTTCAACCACCTCTTCGTGGGCCTGGCCCAGGAGCAGTTGAGGCCGGACGCGGAGGAGGTCGGCGAGACGGCCTTCGTGACCGCGGAGGAGCTGGCCGAGCGCCACGCGAAGGCGCCGTTCTCGGCGTGGTTCCTGACGGTGCTGGATGCCGCGAGGCCGGCGATCAGAGAGCTGACGGGGCCGTCCGCGGGCTGGTGA
- a CDS encoding ATP-binding protein: protein MESRGSVPAHTVSYEGVWRFTAPAVDVSVPQARHAVRDLVNRQGVPLEDEILQGLLLIVSELVTNGVKHAALLSPELAVEVAIGTEWIRISVEDNHPYRPTALETDYAQTGGRGLLLVREVTAEAGGTCDVEHTASGGKIIWAALPLKTQL, encoded by the coding sequence ATGGAGAGCCGCGGGAGTGTCCCGGCCCATACCGTGTCGTACGAGGGGGTGTGGCGTTTCACCGCCCCCGCGGTCGACGTCTCCGTGCCCCAGGCGCGGCACGCCGTACGGGATCTGGTGAACCGCCAAGGTGTGCCCCTCGAGGACGAGATCCTGCAGGGCCTGCTGCTGATCGTCTCGGAACTGGTCACCAACGGGGTGAAGCACGCGGCGCTCCTCTCGCCGGAGCTCGCCGTCGAGGTGGCCATCGGCACCGAGTGGATCAGGATCTCGGTCGAGGACAACCATCCGTACCGCCCCACGGCCCTGGAGACCGACTACGCCCAGACGGGCGGCCGGGGGCTGCTGCTGGTCCGGGAGGTCACCGCGGAGGCGGGCGGCACCTGCGACGTCGAGCACACCGCGAGCGGCGGGAAGATCATCTGGGCGGCGCTGCCGTTGAAGACGCAGCTCTGA
- a CDS encoding GlxA family transcriptional regulator, producing MKQRSVLVVLFDGVQSLDVSGPMEVFAGASRFPEVSYELHTASLDGAPVRSSSGLTLVPDGALADARPPHTLLVPGGEGTRAPRPALVDWLRDRAPHAERLVSVCTGALLLAEAGLLDGHRVTTHWASCEHLARTYPAVEVDPDPIFVRDGRLATSAGVTAGIDLALALVEEDHGREVALTVARHLVVFLRRPGNQAQFSAQLTAQTARREPLQDVQHWITEHPGDDLSVEALAVRAGLSPRHFARVFQTETGMTPGRYVDRVRLEQARRLLEDTADGVARIARASGYGTPEAMRRAFVKALGTAPAEYRRRFRPSHTPT from the coding sequence ATGAAGCAGCGATCCGTACTCGTCGTTCTCTTCGACGGCGTCCAGAGCCTCGATGTCAGTGGCCCGATGGAGGTCTTCGCCGGCGCCTCCCGGTTCCCCGAGGTCTCGTACGAGCTGCACACCGCCTCTCTGGACGGCGCCCCGGTCCGCAGCTCCAGCGGACTCACGCTCGTCCCCGACGGCGCCCTGGCCGACGCCCGCCCGCCCCACACGCTCCTCGTGCCCGGCGGCGAGGGTACGCGCGCTCCCCGTCCGGCACTCGTCGACTGGCTCCGCGACCGCGCCCCGCACGCCGAACGGCTCGTCTCGGTCTGCACCGGTGCCCTGCTGCTCGCCGAGGCGGGCCTGCTGGACGGTCATCGCGTCACGACGCACTGGGCGAGCTGCGAGCACCTCGCCCGCACCTATCCGGCCGTCGAGGTGGACCCGGACCCGATCTTCGTACGGGACGGCAGGCTCGCCACCTCCGCCGGAGTCACGGCGGGCATCGATCTCGCGCTCGCACTCGTCGAGGAGGACCACGGACGGGAGGTGGCGCTCACCGTGGCCCGCCATCTCGTGGTGTTCCTGCGGCGACCGGGGAACCAGGCCCAGTTCAGCGCCCAGCTGACCGCCCAGACGGCCCGCCGCGAGCCGCTTCAGGACGTCCAGCACTGGATCACCGAGCATCCCGGGGACGACCTCTCCGTGGAGGCGCTCGCCGTACGCGCCGGGCTCTCGCCCCGGCACTTCGCCCGTGTCTTCCAGACGGAGACCGGGATGACGCCCGGCCGCTATGTCGACCGCGTGCGCCTTGAACAGGCCCGCCGGCTGCTGGAGGACACCGCGGACGGGGTCGCCCGGATCGCGCGGGCCAGCGGCTACGGCACCCCCGAGGCGATGCGCCGCGCCTTCGTCAAGGCGCTCGGCACGGCGCCCGCCGAGTACCGGCGCCGCTTCCGCCCCTCCCACACTCCGACCTGA
- a CDS encoding SCO6745 family protein, producing the protein MSTLPPRAGRRCHNALNPLHSTVYFSPDLGKEMGELGIDDSNAAYFAARGAALGAVGAGTVSATFYNFNPELVARHVPAVWSVASPQAVLDARLRAADSTLRRLLGEEVIASAELAEAAELALRATEGCTRHARPLYAAHADLPVPDQPHLAYWHAATLLREHRGDAHLAALLAAGLDPVEAMVSHTATGKGMAPRWILATRGWRRADWDAAAERLRGRGLLDAGGELTEAGVALRAGLEEATDTMDAAPYELLGADGVARLTDLGRGFLFAAASAGAFPEGLTGKG; encoded by the coding sequence ATGAGCACTCTCCCTCCCCGCGCCGGACGCCGCTGCCACAACGCCCTCAACCCGCTGCACTCCACGGTCTACTTCTCCCCCGACCTCGGGAAGGAGATGGGCGAGCTGGGCATCGACGACTCGAACGCCGCCTACTTCGCCGCGCGCGGCGCCGCACTGGGCGCCGTCGGGGCGGGCACCGTCAGCGCGACCTTCTACAACTTCAACCCGGAGCTGGTGGCCCGCCATGTTCCCGCCGTGTGGTCCGTCGCCTCCCCGCAGGCGGTTCTGGACGCCCGCCTGCGGGCCGCCGACTCAACGCTTCGCCGGCTGCTCGGCGAGGAGGTCATCGCCTCGGCCGAGCTGGCCGAGGCGGCCGAGCTGGCACTGCGCGCGACCGAGGGCTGCACCCGCCACGCACGGCCGCTGTACGCCGCCCACGCCGACCTGCCCGTACCGGACCAGCCGCACCTGGCCTACTGGCACGCCGCGACCCTCCTGCGCGAACACCGCGGCGACGCGCACCTCGCCGCGCTCCTCGCCGCCGGCCTGGACCCGGTCGAGGCCATGGTCAGCCACACGGCGACCGGCAAGGGCATGGCTCCGCGGTGGATCCTCGCCACCCGCGGCTGGCGCCGCGCCGACTGGGACGCGGCGGCCGAGCGGCTGCGCGGACGCGGGCTGCTGGACGCCGGGGGCGAGCTGACGGAGGCGGGCGTGGCCCTGCGGGCCGGACTCGAAGAGGCGACGGACACGATGGACGCCGCACCGTACGAGCTGCTGGGCGCGGACGGGGTGGCACGGCTCACCGATCTGGGGCGCGGATTCCTGTTCGCGGCGGCCTCCGCGGGAGCGTTCCCGGAGGGGCTGACCGGGAAGGGCTGA
- a CDS encoding enoyl-CoA hydratase/isomerase family protein, whose translation MDRTDQPRLEHTVVDGIATVVISNPAKRNAMTADMWRALPALLERLAADRAVRALVLTGAGDTFCAGADIASLQEPGGSPQTLAVRAEEALAAFPRPTLAAVRGFCVGGGGQLAAACDLRFAEEGASFGITPAKLGIVYPSSSTRRLVALVGPATAKFLLFSGELIGTERALRTGLVDEVLPTGELDKRVDAFVRVLASRSQLTQAAAKEFASGREDRDPYWADQARRSGDTAEGVAAFLERRAPVFTWTTGPPPA comes from the coding sequence ATGGACCGTACGGATCAGCCCCGGCTGGAGCACACCGTTGTGGACGGGATCGCCACCGTCGTCATCAGCAACCCCGCCAAGCGCAACGCGATGACGGCGGACATGTGGCGGGCGCTGCCGGCCCTTCTGGAGCGGCTGGCCGCCGACCGGGCGGTGCGCGCGCTCGTGCTGACGGGTGCGGGTGACACGTTCTGCGCGGGGGCGGACATCGCCTCGCTCCAGGAACCGGGCGGCAGCCCGCAGACGCTCGCGGTGCGGGCCGAGGAGGCGCTGGCCGCCTTCCCCCGGCCGACGCTCGCCGCGGTGCGCGGATTCTGCGTGGGAGGCGGCGGCCAGCTGGCGGCTGCCTGCGATCTGCGGTTCGCCGAGGAGGGCGCCTCCTTCGGCATCACCCCGGCCAAGCTCGGCATCGTCTATCCCTCGTCGTCCACCCGGCGGCTGGTGGCGCTGGTGGGGCCCGCGACGGCGAAGTTCCTGCTGTTCTCGGGAGAGCTGATCGGTACGGAACGGGCACTGCGCACCGGGCTGGTCGACGAGGTGCTGCCGACGGGTGAGCTGGACAAGCGCGTCGACGCCTTCGTACGGGTCCTCGCTTCCCGTTCGCAGCTCACCCAGGCCGCGGCGAAGGAATTCGCCTCGGGGCGCGAGGACCGGGACCCGTACTGGGCGGACCAGGCGCGCCGCAGCGGAGACACCGCGGAGGGGGTCGCCGCGTTCCTGGAGCGGCGCGCGCCCGTCTTCACCTGGACCACGGGACCTCCGCCGGCGTGA
- a CDS encoding bifunctional class I SAM-dependent methyltransferase/N-acetyltransferase: MTDHSDAAVRYEAFFSLHHHLPRQSPGSDATTRQLLALAGPQPVRPRVLDLGCGPGRAALLLAAEAGAEVTAVDLHEPFLDELREAAESRGLGDRIRTVKADMADLTGPDFPDGSFDLVWAEGSAYNIGFDTALRDWQRLLAPGGSLVITECVWTTDAPTDEARAFWERHGSLRPVAANTAAAVAAGCRVLGMLVQPESDWDEYYVPLAEHAAAADPSAPGMEWALASTREELAMRREHGAEYGYAGYVLRPADPRWPTRPETEADRAAVHAVNAAAFPTPDEAGLVDALREDPGAWLSGLSYVAEAPDGSVAAYALLTRCRVGDAPALALAPVSTAPAYQKQGAGRAVVRAVLDAARLRGERLVLVLGHPDYYPAFGFVPASRFAIRPGFEVPDEAMMALVLDDSAPVATGMIQYPAAFGV, translated from the coding sequence TTGACCGACCACTCCGACGCCGCCGTGCGTTACGAGGCGTTCTTCTCCCTGCACCACCACCTTCCCCGGCAGAGCCCCGGCTCCGATGCCACCACCCGGCAGCTGCTCGCCCTCGCGGGACCGCAGCCGGTCCGTCCGCGCGTCCTCGACCTGGGCTGCGGCCCCGGCCGGGCCGCCCTGCTGCTCGCGGCGGAGGCGGGCGCCGAGGTGACCGCCGTCGATCTGCACGAGCCGTTCCTCGACGAACTGCGCGAGGCCGCCGAGTCCCGGGGTCTCGGCGACCGCATCCGCACCGTCAAGGCCGACATGGCCGACCTCACCGGTCCCGACTTCCCGGACGGATCGTTCGATCTCGTCTGGGCCGAGGGCTCGGCGTACAACATCGGCTTCGACACCGCGCTGCGCGACTGGCAGCGGCTGCTCGCCCCGGGCGGCTCGCTGGTGATCACCGAGTGCGTCTGGACGACGGACGCACCCACCGACGAGGCCCGCGCCTTCTGGGAGCGGCACGGTTCGCTGCGCCCGGTGGCCGCGAACACGGCGGCGGCCGTCGCGGCGGGCTGCCGGGTGCTCGGGATGCTGGTGCAGCCCGAGAGCGACTGGGACGAGTACTACGTCCCGCTCGCCGAGCACGCGGCCGCCGCCGATCCCTCGGCTCCGGGTATGGAGTGGGCGCTCGCGTCCACCCGTGAGGAGCTGGCCATGCGGCGCGAGCACGGCGCGGAGTACGGCTACGCCGGCTACGTGCTGCGCCCCGCCGATCCGCGCTGGCCGACCCGGCCGGAGACGGAGGCCGACCGGGCCGCCGTCCACGCCGTGAACGCGGCGGCCTTCCCGACGCCCGACGAGGCCGGTCTCGTCGACGCGCTGCGCGAGGATCCCGGGGCCTGGCTGTCGGGCCTCTCGTACGTCGCGGAGGCCCCGGACGGTTCCGTTGCGGCGTACGCCCTGCTGACCCGGTGCCGGGTCGGTGACGCCCCGGCACTGGCACTGGCCCCGGTGTCCACCGCCCCCGCGTACCAGAAGCAGGGCGCGGGCCGCGCGGTGGTGCGGGCCGTGCTGGACGCGGCCCGCCTGCGCGGCGAGCGGCTGGTCCTGGTGCTCGGCCATCCGGACTACTACCCGGCGTTCGGCTTCGTACCGGCGTCGCGGTTCGCCATCCGGCCCGGCTTCGAGGTGCCCGACGAGGCGATGATGGCCCTGGTGCTCGACGATTCCGCACCGGTGGCGACGGGCATGATCCAGTACCCGGCGGCCTTCGGAGTCTGA
- a CDS encoding DJ-1/PfpI family protein, producing the protein MQIAIVLFDRFTALDAVGPYEMLSRTPGAETVFVAERTGPVRNDSGSLSLVADRTFADVPSPDVVIVPGGPGQSDQMENGTLLGWLRSADATSTWTTSVCTGSLLLAAAGLLTGRRATSHWLALDVLKGYDVEPTGERVVTDGKYVTAAGVSSGIDMGLTLLGRIAGDEHAQAVQLLTEYDPQPPYDCGSPAKAPAALVEEFRGKSRFILR; encoded by the coding sequence GTGCAGATCGCCATCGTGCTCTTCGACCGGTTCACCGCACTCGACGCCGTGGGCCCGTACGAGATGCTCAGCCGCACCCCAGGTGCCGAGACCGTCTTCGTCGCCGAGCGGACCGGTCCCGTCCGCAACGACAGCGGAAGCCTCTCGCTCGTCGCCGACCGCACGTTCGCCGATGTGCCCTCGCCGGACGTGGTGATCGTGCCCGGCGGACCCGGCCAGAGCGACCAGATGGAGAACGGGACGCTCCTCGGCTGGCTGCGCTCGGCCGACGCCACCAGCACCTGGACGACCTCGGTGTGCACCGGCTCCCTGCTGCTGGCCGCGGCCGGTCTGCTGACCGGCAGGCGCGCCACCTCGCACTGGCTCGCCCTCGACGTCCTGAAGGGGTACGACGTCGAGCCGACCGGCGAACGCGTCGTCACCGACGGCAAGTACGTCACGGCCGCGGGCGTCTCGTCCGGTATCGACATGGGCCTCACCCTGCTCGGCCGGATCGCGGGCGACGAACACGCGCAGGCCGTACAGCTGCTGACGGAGTACGACCCGCAGCCGCCGTACGACTGCGGATCACCGGCCAAGGCCCCGGCGGCCCTGGTCGAGGAGTTCCGCGGGAAGAGCCGCTTCATCCTGCGGTAG